One window of the Tissierella sp. genome contains the following:
- a CDS encoding DNA translocase FtsK has protein sequence MAKGKSKGSNKAQEKQNINKDIIGIIIISVGLLSSLSLFSSKMGLIGSMIRGISFFLMGIGGYIFPIAIIGGGIIFIKDKFNSKEAKTILSMVIVFFCILVILDSTNPFDSSFIDRMKSSIELSKEVKGGGIIGGFFGFFFYNLFGIIGSYLVLGVIIAINLLLITEIRVKDIIILLSNRSAKFIKPNKIVKSDNKSKPKITNDKHIEPNKEDIRILDYTKNVQKDSLKETNVKQEIESIDSEIKLNQNKSTASTYIKPSLSLLKSPAHNTDSDDKKDILNNAKIIEETMRNFGIDATIVQINKGPTITCYELQPSPGIKLSKIVSLSDNISLSLASTDIRIEAPIPGKAAVGIEVPNKTKSSVLLKEIITSEEYENIDSNIPLALGKDVSGKVIVSSIDKMPHLLIAGATGSGKSVCINTIIMNILYKSSPDDVKLLLIDPKVVELSIYNGIPHLLIPVVTDAKKAAFALNWAVEEMEKRYKLFAKNNVRDIASYNSKIKDNQENKLPNIVIIIDELADLMMVAAQEIEDYICRLAQMARAAGMYLIVATQRPSVDVITGTIKANIPSRISFAVSSQVDSRTILDMAGAEKLLGKGDMLFYPSFYSKPSRIQGAFISDVEVEMVVNSLKEQDITVYDEDIIEIVQNPKEILLDDSDDLLPTAITLVVEEGQASISLLQRRLKIGYARAARIVDEMEERGIIGGYEGSKPRKVLVSQEELESMSKER, from the coding sequence TTGGCTAAAGGTAAAAGTAAAGGTTCTAATAAAGCTCAAGAAAAACAGAACATAAATAAGGATATAATAGGTATTATTATAATCTCAGTTGGTTTATTGTCTTCTCTTAGTTTATTTAGTTCAAAGATGGGATTAATTGGTTCTATGATTAGAGGAATTTCATTTTTTTTAATGGGCATAGGAGGTTATATATTTCCTATTGCTATTATTGGTGGGGGAATAATATTTATTAAAGATAAGTTTAATTCTAAAGAGGCAAAAACTATTTTATCCATGGTAATTGTATTTTTCTGTATTTTGGTTATTTTAGATTCAACAAATCCTTTTGATTCTAGTTTTATAGATCGAATGAAGAGTTCTATTGAACTTAGTAAAGAAGTAAAAGGTGGTGGAATAATAGGCGGATTTTTTGGTTTCTTTTTCTATAATTTATTTGGTATAATTGGTTCTTATTTAGTTTTAGGAGTTATAATTGCAATTAATCTTTTATTAATAACTGAAATTAGAGTTAAAGACATTATCATTTTATTATCTAACAGGTCAGCAAAGTTTATTAAACCTAACAAAATAGTAAAATCTGATAATAAATCTAAGCCCAAAATTACTAATGATAAGCATATAGAGCCTAATAAAGAAGATATTAGAATTTTGGACTATACTAAAAATGTGCAAAAAGATTCTTTGAAAGAAACTAATGTGAAGCAAGAAATAGAAAGTATTGATAGTGAGATAAAATTAAATCAAAATAAGTCTACTGCAAGTACATATATTAAACCATCTCTTTCTTTACTTAAATCACCTGCTCATAATACTGATTCTGATGATAAAAAAGACATATTGAATAATGCAAAAATTATTGAAGAGACTATGAGAAACTTTGGTATAGATGCAACCATTGTTCAAATAAATAAAGGTCCTACCATTACTTGCTATGAGTTACAACCTTCTCCAGGAATAAAACTAAGTAAAATCGTTTCCTTATCTGACAATATATCTTTAAGCTTAGCTTCTACTGATATAAGGATTGAAGCACCAATACCTGGTAAGGCAGCTGTTGGAATTGAAGTCCCTAATAAAACGAAAAGTAGTGTATTGTTGAAGGAGATAATAACATCAGAAGAATATGAAAATATTGATTCAAATATACCTCTAGCTTTAGGTAAGGATGTATCTGGAAAAGTTATTGTTTCATCAATCGACAAAATGCCACATTTACTTATTGCTGGAGCTACAGGATCTGGTAAATCTGTATGTATTAATACCATTATTATGAATATCCTATATAAATCATCTCCTGATGATGTAAAGTTGCTACTAATAGATCCAAAAGTTGTAGAGCTAAGCATATATAATGGGATACCTCATCTACTAATTCCAGTTGTCACTGATGCTAAAAAAGCTGCATTTGCGCTTAATTGGGCAGTTGAAGAAATGGAAAAGAGATACAAATTATTTGCTAAAAATAATGTAAGAGATATTGCTTCCTATAATAGTAAGATCAAAGATAATCAAGAAAATAAGCTACCTAATATTGTTATTATAATAGATGAATTAGCAGACTTAATGATGGTGGCAGCTCAAGAGATAGAGGATTATATTTGTAGATTGGCTCAAATGGCCAGAGCAGCAGGCATGTACTTAATAGTAGCTACACAAAGGCCATCAGTAGATGTTATCACTGGCACAATAAAAGCCAATATTCCTTCAAGGATTTCCTTTGCTGTATCTTCTCAAGTGGATTCTAGGACCATATTAGATATGGCTGGTGCTGAAAAATTATTAGGAAAAGGAGATATGCTTTTTTATCCATCGTTTTATTCAAAACCTTCTAGGATACAGGGAGCTTTTATATCAGATGTGGAAGTTGAGATGGTAGTTAATTCTTTGAAGGAACAAGATATAACTGTATATGATGAGGATATTATTGAGATAGTTCAAAACCCAAAAGAAATATTATTAGATGATAGTGATGATCTATTACCAACTGCTATTACTTTAGTAGTAGAAGAGGGACAGGCATCCATATCCCTATTGCAAAGAAGGTTAAAGATAGGCTATGCAAGAGCAGCAAGAATTGTAGATGAAATGGAAGAAAGAGGTATTATTGGTGGTTATGAGGGTAGTAAGCCTAGAAAGGTACTAGTCTCACAAGAAGAGTTAGAGTCGATGTCTAAGGAGAGATAA